GCAGGCGCAAGCGTCTCTCGCGGCCCGCAGTGAGGACGTTATTTTAGCCCAGCAAGCTACGGAAAATGCCGAAGATCGCCTCAGGACTGTATTGGGTGACTTGAATTATGGTATTGAGGCATCTCTTGAAGTAGAAGAATTACCTGAAATCAACCCACCTGTTCCGGAATTCAGAGAAGCAGTACGCTCTGCACTGGCCCAGGATATGGACACGCAGATTCAGTATGAAATCATCGAGCAACGTAAAATTGACCGTTCGGTGGCTCGAAATAGAACACTGCCGACGCTCGATTTCACGGCTGGAGTCGGGCTCCTCGGTCTGGAAGGTCAACCAGCAGATGCTTACGACAAGGCCCTCAGAGGCAATGGCTACAACTGGAGCACAGGCCTGGAACTCAGCTTTCCCTGGGGGATGCGGTCAGCCCGAGCTCAATTGAGCACTCGCAAAAAGCAAGTCCTTCAGGAGGAAACGGAGCTTGCAGTCATCCAGCAGGAGCTGCTTTTGCGCCTACGCGAAGCTTGGCGGGCAGTTGTTGCCGGCAAAGAGAGAACGGCAACAACACGGGCTTCTCTCGTCCTCAACGAAGAAAGTTTTGTAAGGGAAAGAGCCCGTTATGATGCCGGCGCATCGAGCTTTCGTAATGTTCTTGAAGCTCAAAGAGATTTCGACGAAGCCAAAATACGCCACCTCGATGCAATGATCGATTTAATCGAGTCAACCGTATCTCTTTCCAGATTAGATGGAACAATTCTCATTCGCCACGGTTTTGAATGGGAGGAAATTGATTCCGAAACCCAAACCCTGCCAGAACCAGTGGAACCACTACCTGTTGATAATCTTGGTGCACCATCCTAGGGCGTGTTTTCGACTATAAAACTGGTTCGAATACCTGACAACTTGCATATTTCATTTATATTTGTTCACTCTTCGTCCGTTCATGCTAAAGAAAGCCATAATAGCCATCATCGTCATCGGCATTCTTGTCGGTGGAGGACTTGCCTTGAGGCAAGCCAGCAATGAGAGCAAACAAGGGAAAAACGAAGTCACTGTAACTGCGAAGGCTGAGCGACAAACAATCGAAGAAGCCATAGACGAAAGTGGTTTCGTTGAGCCAGTTATTTCAACAGATGTGCGCTCGGAGATCAGCGGAAAAATTGCTCGTATTCTTGTCGAACAGGGAGACGAAGTCGCCCAAGGCACACCACTAATGGAACTGGATCGGGTGACACTGGAAAATGACCTGATTCAGGCACAAAGAAACAATCAGTCCGACCTGCTTCGCTTGGAGCAGGCAAAACGCGACTACGAACGCCTGCGTGATCTGCACGAAAAGAAATTCGCCCAGGAAAAAGAATTTCTGGATGCGGAAACCAATTATAAACTCGCCGAGATACAAATTGAAGTGAGTGAGGCCAGATTGAAAAACGCCAAAGAGAATCTAGATAAAACTGTTATTCGCGCACCGCAGGCTGGAGTCATATCAGATCTCAATGTCAACGAAGGCCAGGTGATTATTGGGGCCACTTCAGTCAACGAAGGAACAAAGCTCATGGTCATTCATGATCTTTCCAGCCTGTACGTTCGCCTTGAAATCAACGAACTCGATATAGCTAAAATAGAAGAAGGCATGCCAGCCGAAGTCACCTTCGATTCAGTTCCCGATTTAAAATTCGATGGAGTTGTCAGCGAAATCCACCCTTTCGCATTCAATCAAAGTAATTTACGCGTTTTTCGAATTGAAGTCACCTTTGATACTAAAGGAGTTATGGTCCGCCCTGGAATCAGCGCAGACATACGAATTGTGACTGACCGCGTTGAAGATGCTGTCACGGTCAGCCTATCAGCCGTTTTTGCTGACGAAGATGAGCGCTATGTTTATGTCGTCGAGGAAGCGAAGGAAGAAGGAGTCAAAAAGCGGCCAGTTGAAATCGGAATCAGCGACACCAAATGGGTTGAGATTCGCGAGGGGTTAACCGAGGGCGAAACAGTCAGCCTGGTTCGGCCTACAGGAAATAGCTTAAAAAGCAAAGCCGGTTAGTAAAGTCCGCCCTCGCCAATAATTATGAGGCGTAGACCATGGCCATTTTTGAACTCAAAAACATTCGCAAGACCTACAAAATGGGTGGGGAAACCGTTAATGCGTTAGACGGAGTGGATATCAATATCGAAAAGGGCGACTTTGCTGCAATTCTTGGTCCTTCGGGTTCTGGCAAATCGACCTTGATGCATGTCCTGGGGTTCATGGATCGCCCAACATCTGGGGAAATTCTTTTTGAAGGCAACAACGTCTCAAAAATCAGCAGAGATAAACGAGCCTGGTATCGAGCGAATCGCATTGGTTTTGTTTTTCAAACATTCAATCTCCTGCCACGCCTCACTGTCCTTGATAATGTCCTCCTCCCTGTGTCTTACAGTCGTCAGAAGATGACCGACAAGAAAGAGCGGGCCATGGCCGCACTGGAAAGAGTTGGCATGGGACACCGCGCCGAACACATCCCAAACCAACTTTCGGGAGGAGAACGCCAACGTGTCTCAATCGCCCGCTCATTGATCAATTCTCCATCTATCATTTTAGCCGATGAACCAACAGGCGCACTCGACAGCCAAAACGTTGTCCGAACGATGGATTTGTTCTGTGAGCTCATTGACGAAGGTCAAACCATGGTGATGGTCACCCATGATCCGGAGGTCGCCGATTACGCCCGTAGAATTGTAAGAGTACGAGATGGCAACATAGTGGAGGATACACGAAAGTGAGTTTCATCCACGGCTTCTATACTGGTATCGTTAATGGACTGCGAGAAGTCTGGGCGCATAAGTTCCGATCTTTCCTTTCCATGATCGGTATCATCCTGGGAGTTGCAGCCCTCGTTGCCATGGTCGGTGTCGTTCGTGGGATGATTCAGGAAATGCGCATCTACTTCGAAAGTGCGGGAGGAATCAACCGAATCTACGTTGAAGAAAAAGAACCACCCGACGAACAATTGCCATTCGCCCACCTCTCGCCTGGCCGCACCTACAAGGATGCCATTGCGGTCGAACAGGGCAGCACCTTTGCTGAACTGGTCTCACCAGAAGTAAATCTCAACTGGAAACGATATCAGATAGGTAGAGATCGAGAACACGCACCGACCAGAGGCGTCCTTCCGGAAAAAATAGTAATCCTGGATCAAAAGGTGGCCGAAGGTCGATTCATTGGAGATTTGGACGTGGAACGATCGTCACCTGTCGTCGTGATTGGTGGCTGGCTTAGAGACGAATTTTTTGACGAAGACGAAGAAGCACTTGGCCAGACGATCAAGATAAACCGACGCAGCTTTAAGATCATTGGAGTACTTGAATTTCTTGGTGACAAAAAGAGCCGGCAGAATCCTTTTTATTGGAAAAACCGGGTTGCTTACATGCCGATCACAACGGCGATGAAGCGTTTCAACGGAAACGATGATATCCAGGAGTTGAACGTTCATATCAAAGACGTCTCTGTTATAAACGAAGCCGTCGCACAGGTAGAAAACATCCTCCTGCAAACCCATCGGGGCATCCGCGATTTTGAAGTAAGAACGATGGAAGAGCAGCTTGCCGAATTTAAAAAGCTCGAAAGCTCATTCACTCTCGCACTCGGTGGAGTAGCCGGAATTTCGCTTCTCGTTGGCGGCTTAGGCATCATGAACGTCATGCTCGCCGTGATCAATGAGCGCATACGCGAAATTGGCGTTCGGAAAGCAGTCGGAGCACGAGGCTTCGATATCTTCATTCAGTTTGTGGCCGAATCCGTGGTAATCAGTGTACTCGGAGGCATTATCGGAATGATCGTCAGCGTGGGATTTGTGAATCTACTCAAAGAGGTTGTCCCAGATGATAAATTCAAAATCATCCTGTCTCCCGACGCAATGATCGCCGGTTTCGTTTTTTCTGTCGTCATAGGTGTCTGTGCCGGTATTTATCCAGCACTCAAAGCAGCACGACTTGATGTCATAGATGCGTTGCGATACGAATAAATCATCTTCAATTTTTCATCTCTCCTTATGCGACTATTTCTTTTTCGACACGCTGAAGCCACTTATGATGCCCCTTCTGATGAAGCTCGTGAACTGACAGAAAAAGGGATCAAGAGCACAAAAAAAATCGCTGAGTGTTTGAAAGAAAAAGAATTCGCCGGTCTGACTGAAATCCGTCACAGCACACTCGTCCGCGCCCGTCAAACAGCTGCTATTTTCCAAAAGGAAATGAAAACTGGCGCAAGAATCTGCGAGGCCGAAAGGCTCCGCCCGGGAGACAATCCATTCGAATTACTAAAAGGCATCTTTGAACATAAAGGAGATCTGATGCTGGTTGGGCACAATCCTCATCTCACAATACTCGCTTCCATACTCATCACGGGTGATCCCTATTCCCACTGTATCGACTTCAAAAAAACGGGCATGCTCAGCCTGGAAATGATCAGCCGACCATCACAAGACCGTATCGCAGGAATTTGGTTGATCAATTGGTTCGTTGTGCCACGGCTGTTTTAATAAATGCGTGCTACAAAAAGACCGGTGTAACCACTTCAAGTGCATGCTTGGGCGGGTATATAAACATTTCCTGAGGCGGTTGGCTGTTTTTGGACAACACCACGAAGAGAATTTTTAACAGGTGCGGCATATCGGTATTGTTCGCGAGAAAAGCCCGTTCACGTGAAAAATGAAAAACAGTATCATCAAGAGGCAGCTCAATTTGCATACGCTCCTGGATTAGCGGGCCAACACGGGAGAGGTCCGGCCTTTCTCGATACCCAAACCGAAAAGTGACTCGATAAAAATTTTCCCCCAGTTTCTCTACCTGCTCAAGCCCATCCCCAGGCACAACAGGGCGATAATCCAAATGAGGAATCACTATGATATTGTATTCCCGCATGACACCGTAGAAGCGACTGAGGTTTTCCAGAGAACTCGGAACTGTTCGGTAATGCGGCGTCAAGTATACTGCCAGGCCTGGGGCTTTATGGATACTTCCCTTATCAATCTTCTCAAAAATCTCCGGCAACTCACGGCGTCGTGAAATCACGCTTTGCGTGATATGCCTGCGTCCGATTTTCCAAGTGACCATAACGAGAAAAACCAAGGCTGCGATCAACAAAGGATAGGCGCCTCCCGACCCAATCTTGGTTATATTCGCAATAAAGAACGACAAGTCTACAATCAGGAAGGCCGCCACAAGTAATATGCTCAGCAGCAAATTCTTGTGCCAGTGTTTCCAGCGAACATAAAAGTATGCCACTGAAGTGATCGCCATTGTTCCGGTCACAGCAATCCCATAGGCTGATGCCAGATTCTCAGAGCTACGGAAAATCAATACGGTTAAGATACAGGCAATTCCGAGAAACAAATTGACCATCGGAATAAAAATTTGTGCCTCAACTTTATCCGATGTGTGAACGATCGGTACATTCGGCCAGAAGCGCATCTGAATCGCTTGCCGCACTAATGAAAACACACCGGAAATGATAGCCTGTGAAGCAATCACTGTAGCTACTGTAGCCAGCATGACCAAAGCCAATGTCCACCAGCCCTTAGGAATCATTTCAAAGAAAAGATTCTTTGGAATCAATTCGTCAGAAAGCAGAAACGCTCCCTGCCCAAGATAGTTTAAAATCAAAGCGGGCATCGCAATAACAAGCCAGGCACGACGAATCGCCGAACGACCAAAATGTCCCATATCCGCATAAAGTGCCTCTGCACCAGTCACACACAACACAACCGCTCCAAGCACTCCAAGCGCGTCAATGCGCTCGCGATATAGGAACTCAAATCCATAGTAAGGATTAACTGCTCGAAGAATTTCAGAGCCATTTGAGATCAACTGATAAAGGCCCATACCTCCAATCGCTATAAACCAAGCCAGCATAATCGGCCCGAAAATCATCCCAAGCCCTCCTGTACCGAGTCGTTGCAATACAAACAGCACAAACAAAATCACAAGGGTCAGGGGCACAACATACTGATCAAAACCCGGATCGATCACCTCCAAGCCTTCCATGGCACTCAATACGGATATCGCTGGCGTAATCACACCGTCGCCGACAAGCAAAGCACCCCCGAATGCAATAAGCATGAAAAGGAAGGGAATTCGTTTTGTGTCTGAAAAATACTTCTGAAGCAACGCATGCAGGGCAAAAATCCCCCCCTCCCCTTCATTATCGGCCCTCATGATAAAAATGAGATATTTGACGCTGACAACGAAAATCAAGGTCCAGAAAAACAAAGAAACAATCCCCAACACATCCTGATTGAGACGGGCCTTGTCGGCAAATGCAC
The Rubellicoccus peritrichatus DNA segment above includes these coding regions:
- the sixA gene encoding phosphohistidine phosphatase SixA is translated as MRLFLFRHAEATYDAPSDEARELTEKGIKSTKKIAECLKEKEFAGLTEIRHSTLVRARQTAAIFQKEMKTGARICEAERLRPGDNPFELLKGIFEHKGDLMLVGHNPHLTILASILITGDPYSHCIDFKKTGMLSLEMISRPSQDRIAGIWLINWFVVPRLF
- a CDS encoding ABC transporter permease, whose amino-acid sequence is MSFIHGFYTGIVNGLREVWAHKFRSFLSMIGIILGVAALVAMVGVVRGMIQEMRIYFESAGGINRIYVEEKEPPDEQLPFAHLSPGRTYKDAIAVEQGSTFAELVSPEVNLNWKRYQIGRDREHAPTRGVLPEKIVILDQKVAEGRFIGDLDVERSSPVVVIGGWLRDEFFDEDEEALGQTIKINRRSFKIIGVLEFLGDKKSRQNPFYWKNRVAYMPITTAMKRFNGNDDIQELNVHIKDVSVINEAVAQVENILLQTHRGIRDFEVRTMEEQLAEFKKLESSFTLALGGVAGISLLVGGLGIMNVMLAVINERIREIGVRKAVGARGFDIFIQFVAESVVISVLGGIIGMIVSVGFVNLLKEVVPDDKFKIILSPDAMIAGFVFSVVIGVCAGIYPALKAARLDVIDALRYE
- a CDS encoding efflux RND transporter periplasmic adaptor subunit, whose translation is MLKKAIIAIIVIGILVGGGLALRQASNESKQGKNEVTVTAKAERQTIEEAIDESGFVEPVISTDVRSEISGKIARILVEQGDEVAQGTPLMELDRVTLENDLIQAQRNNQSDLLRLEQAKRDYERLRDLHEKKFAQEKEFLDAETNYKLAEIQIEVSEARLKNAKENLDKTVIRAPQAGVISDLNVNEGQVIIGATSVNEGTKLMVIHDLSSLYVRLEINELDIAKIEEGMPAEVTFDSVPDLKFDGVVSEIHPFAFNQSNLRVFRIEVTFDTKGVMVRPGISADIRIVTDRVEDAVTVSLSAVFADEDERYVYVVEEAKEEGVKKRPVEIGISDTKWVEIREGLTEGETVSLVRPTGNSLKSKAG
- a CDS encoding KUP/HAK/KT family potassium transporter, producing MEETAKSEGSPPASNGNPQASKLARRGLTLAALGVVFGDIGTSPLYSFNAACAFADKARLNQDVLGIVSLFFWTLIFVVSVKYLIFIMRADNEGEGGIFALHALLQKYFSDTKRIPFLFMLIAFGGALLVGDGVITPAISVLSAMEGLEVIDPGFDQYVVPLTLVILFVLFVLQRLGTGGLGMIFGPIMLAWFIAIGGMGLYQLISNGSEILRAVNPYYGFEFLYRERIDALGVLGAVVLCVTGAEALYADMGHFGRSAIRRAWLVIAMPALILNYLGQGAFLLSDELIPKNLFFEMIPKGWWTLALVMLATVATVIASQAIISGVFSLVRQAIQMRFWPNVPIVHTSDKVEAQIFIPMVNLFLGIACILTVLIFRSSENLASAYGIAVTGTMAITSVAYFYVRWKHWHKNLLLSILLVAAFLIVDLSFFIANITKIGSGGAYPLLIAALVFLVMVTWKIGRRHITQSVISRRRELPEIFEKIDKGSIHKAPGLAVYLTPHYRTVPSSLENLSRFYGVMREYNIIVIPHLDYRPVVPGDGLEQVEKLGENFYRVTFRFGYRERPDLSRVGPLIQERMQIELPLDDTVFHFSRERAFLANNTDMPHLLKILFVVLSKNSQPPQEMFIYPPKHALEVVTPVFL
- a CDS encoding ABC transporter ATP-binding protein — its product is MAIFELKNIRKTYKMGGETVNALDGVDINIEKGDFAAILGPSGSGKSTLMHVLGFMDRPTSGEILFEGNNVSKISRDKRAWYRANRIGFVFQTFNLLPRLTVLDNVLLPVSYSRQKMTDKKERAMAALERVGMGHRAEHIPNQLSGGERQRVSIARSLINSPSIILADEPTGALDSQNVVRTMDLFCELIDEGQTMVMVTHDPEVADYARRIVRVRDGNIVEDTRK